A portion of the Streptococcus urinalis 2285-97 genome contains these proteins:
- the recD2 gene encoding SF1B family DNA helicase RecD2, producing METFFSGTIDRIIFENASNFFKILLLEIDDTDSEFEDIEIMITGTFADIIEGEHYTFWGELSQHPKYGEQLKAYRYEKEKPSSSGLIHYFSSDQFKGIGKKTAEKIVNLYGENTIDSILEAPEKLKTISGLSKANRESFIAKLKANYGTEQILAKLAEWGLSNRIALQIFDIYKDDTISRIEGNPYQLVEDIQGVGFKMADLLAQELGIEADEPQRFLAAIVHSLFELSIDRGDTYVEARDLLEYSLNLLEESRNIELNPQLIANELTQLITEEKVHHFDTKVFDNTLYFAEEGIKKNINRLLDTPFEISYTDDEIHEELAELEKNLNIQYDTIQKEAILKALKSKVFILTGGPGTGKTTIINGIIQSYANLNDIDLRKKDIPIILAAPTGRAARRMNELTGIASATIHRHLGLNSDNDFQTIDDFLDCDLIIVDEFSMVDTWLANQLFSAISSNTQIIIVGDSDQLPSVGPGQVLADLLKVNTIPSTSLQKIFRQSKDSTIVDLANDVRKGIIPQDFSAKKADRSYFEAQAQHIPTMVSKIVTSAIKSGIPAHEIQILAPMYRGQAGINNLNTLMQDLLNPLQNQTQFAFNDIHFRKGDKVLHLVNDIEQNVFNGDIGTITDLIPSKYTESKQDEIFIDFDGTEVIYPRNEWLKLTLAYAMSIHKSQGSEFQVVILPVTKQSGRLLQRNLIYTAITRSKSKLIMLGEFQAFSYAIQNKNIRRNTYLVERFQENQVNTLSQKSDHSKNSISSQSQADGLPQNYLLTSDNINTIDPMIGITKEDLEQFFNVKNT from the coding sequence ATGGAGACATTTTTTTCAGGAACTATTGACCGCATTATTTTTGAAAATGCTAGTAATTTCTTTAAGATTTTACTCCTAGAAATTGACGATACTGATAGTGAGTTTGAGGATATTGAAATTATGATTACCGGCACCTTTGCTGATATCATAGAAGGCGAACACTATACATTTTGGGGGGAGTTGAGTCAGCATCCTAAATATGGTGAACAGCTGAAAGCCTATCGCTATGAAAAAGAAAAACCTAGTTCATCAGGATTGATACACTACTTCTCCAGTGATCAATTTAAAGGAATTGGTAAAAAAACAGCTGAGAAAATTGTAAATTTGTATGGTGAAAATACCATTGATAGCATTTTGGAGGCACCTGAGAAACTAAAAACCATTTCTGGACTATCTAAAGCCAATCGCGAAAGTTTTATTGCTAAATTAAAAGCGAATTATGGTACTGAGCAAATCTTAGCCAAACTAGCAGAATGGGGATTGAGTAATCGTATTGCTCTTCAAATTTTTGACATTTATAAAGACGATACTATTTCTCGCATTGAAGGAAATCCATACCAGTTAGTTGAAGATATCCAAGGAGTTGGTTTTAAAATGGCTGATTTATTAGCTCAAGAATTAGGTATTGAAGCTGATGAACCTCAACGATTTCTTGCAGCGATTGTTCATAGCCTTTTTGAGTTATCCATAGACCGTGGTGATACTTATGTCGAAGCGCGTGACTTATTAGAATATTCATTAAACCTACTTGAAGAATCTCGTAACATTGAACTCAATCCTCAATTAATTGCCAATGAATTAACCCAGTTAATCACTGAAGAAAAAGTCCATCACTTTGATACAAAAGTATTTGATAATACCCTATATTTTGCTGAAGAAGGCATAAAGAAAAACATTAACCGATTACTAGATACTCCTTTTGAGATTTCCTATACTGATGACGAGATCCATGAAGAATTAGCTGAATTAGAAAAAAATCTTAATATTCAATACGACACTATTCAAAAAGAAGCCATTTTAAAGGCCCTAAAAAGCAAAGTCTTTATTTTAACGGGCGGTCCTGGTACTGGAAAGACCACTATCATCAATGGTATTATCCAAAGTTATGCTAACTTGAATGACATTGATTTAAGAAAAAAAGATATCCCTATCATTTTAGCCGCTCCAACAGGACGTGCAGCCAGACGAATGAATGAATTGACAGGAATAGCAAGTGCTACAATTCACCGTCATTTAGGCTTAAATAGCGACAATGACTTCCAGACTATTGATGATTTTTTAGACTGTGACTTGATCATCGTTGATGAATTTTCAATGGTTGACACTTGGTTAGCCAATCAACTTTTTTCTGCTATTTCTTCGAACACTCAAATTATTATTGTAGGTGATAGTGATCAATTACCTTCAGTTGGTCCTGGTCAAGTTCTTGCTGATTTATTAAAAGTTAATACTATTCCAAGTACATCATTACAAAAAATTTTTAGACAATCAAAAGACTCTACCATAGTGGATCTTGCCAATGACGTTCGGAAAGGAATCATTCCTCAGGATTTTTCAGCAAAAAAAGCTGATCGTTCCTACTTTGAAGCCCAAGCTCAACATATCCCAACAATGGTAAGTAAAATTGTAACTTCAGCCATAAAGAGTGGTATTCCTGCACATGAAATTCAAATTCTTGCACCAATGTATCGAGGACAAGCTGGAATTAATAATCTCAATACTTTAATGCAGGATTTATTGAATCCACTCCAAAATCAAACACAATTCGCTTTTAATGACATTCATTTTAGAAAAGGAGATAAAGTCCTTCATTTAGTTAATGATATTGAACAGAATGTTTTTAATGGTGACATTGGAACCATTACTGATTTAATTCCGTCAAAATACACAGAATCTAAGCAAGATGAAATTTTTATAGACTTTGATGGTACTGAAGTAATCTATCCTCGAAATGAATGGCTCAAATTAACCCTCGCTTATGCAATGAGTATTCATAAATCACAAGGGAGTGAATTCCAAGTCGTTATTTTACCAGTCACGAAACAAAGTGGTCGACTCCTTCAACGCAATCTTATCTATACTGCCATCACAAGATCAAAGAGTAAATTAATTATGCTCGGAGAATTCCAAGCTTTCTCTTATGCGATTCAAAACAAAAATATCCGTCGCAATACTTATTTAGTTGAAAGATTCCAAGAAAATCAAGTTAATACACTATCTCAAAAATCTGATCATTCAAAGAATTCTATTTCTAGTCAGTCTCAAGCAGATGGTTTACCTCAAAATTATCTGCTTACATCTGATAATATCAATACTATTGACCCAATGATTGGGATTACAAAAGAAGACTTAGAACAGTTTTTCAACGTTAAAAATACTTAG
- the lepB gene encoding signal peptidase I, translated as MKHFIKEWGIFTLFIILLVLSRLFIWQPVKVDGHSMDPTLAHNERLIIVSKSKISRFDIVVAKESENGVKKEIVKRVIGMPGDTITYKNDILYVNGKKTSEPYLNDYIKKFKEDKLQSTYSYNQLFQQLAEASDAFTTDSKGSTEFTIKVPKGQYLLLGDDRIVSKDSREVGTFKSKNLVGEVKFRFWPLSKIGILN; from the coding sequence ATGAAACATTTTATTAAAGAATGGGGTATTTTCACTCTATTTATCATATTACTCGTATTATCACGTCTTTTTATATGGCAACCCGTAAAAGTTGATGGCCATTCAATGGACCCTACTTTAGCACATAACGAACGACTTATTATCGTTTCAAAATCTAAAATTAGTCGCTTTGATATTGTTGTTGCAAAAGAAAGTGAAAATGGTGTCAAAAAAGAAATCGTCAAACGGGTTATTGGAATGCCTGGTGATACGATCACCTATAAAAATGATATCTTGTATGTTAATGGCAAGAAAACATCAGAACCTTATCTCAATGACTACATCAAGAAATTCAAAGAAGATAAGTTACAAAGTACTTACTCTTATAATCAACTTTTCCAACAGTTAGCAGAAGCTTCTGATGCCTTTACAACTGATAGTAAAGGTAGTACTGAATTTACCATTAAAGTTCCTAAAGGCCAGTATCTCTTACTAGGCGATGACCGGATCGTATCAAAAGATAGTCGTGAAGTTGGAACTTTTAAGAGCAAGAACCTTGTCGGTGAAGTAAAATTCCGCTTTTGGCCATTATCAAAGATTGGAATTTTAAACTAA
- the rnhC gene encoding ribonuclease HIII — METIVMTLGQGSTNDLIKQLAPYQIHSNNQYVSFAAKRGQTTVLLYQSGKIVFQGHGASQLAKEFGYLEETVSEKSKLSNQMALIGSDEVGNGSYFGGLAVVASFVEKKDIPLLKQLGVTDSKQLTDHKIRQIAPILEKEIKHKALLLSPQKYNQVVGPNNRHNAVSVKVALHNQAIFLLLEEDIKPDAIVIDAFTSDKNYKKYVQKELNQVNEKITFEEKAEGKYLAVAVSSIIARNLFLENLEHLSQQTGYKLPSGAGHQSDKVASQLIKAYGLSSLEQTAKLHFANTKKAIALSQKH; from the coding sequence ATGGAAACAATTGTGATGACACTTGGACAAGGATCAACAAATGACCTCATAAAGCAACTGGCCCCTTATCAAATACATTCTAATAATCAGTATGTCTCCTTTGCTGCAAAAAGAGGACAAACAACTGTACTTCTCTATCAATCTGGTAAAATTGTCTTTCAAGGTCATGGAGCAAGTCAGTTAGCTAAAGAATTTGGTTACCTTGAAGAAACTGTTTCTGAAAAGAGCAAACTAAGCAATCAAATGGCACTGATAGGTTCTGATGAAGTTGGTAATGGCTCTTATTTTGGTGGATTAGCTGTCGTTGCTAGTTTTGTTGAAAAAAAAGACATTCCTCTTTTAAAGCAATTAGGAGTTACAGATTCAAAACAATTAACGGATCATAAAATCAGACAGATCGCTCCAATTTTAGAAAAAGAGATTAAACATAAAGCCTTATTATTATCCCCACAAAAGTATAATCAAGTTGTTGGTCCAAATAACCGACATAACGCTGTATCTGTCAAAGTAGCACTTCACAATCAAGCCATTTTTCTATTATTAGAAGAAGACATTAAACCTGATGCCATTGTTATTGACGCCTTTACTAGTGACAAAAATTATAAGAAATATGTTCAAAAAGAACTCAATCAAGTTAATGAAAAAATCACTTTTGAAGAAAAAGCTGAAGGAAAATATTTAGCCGTTGCCGTGAGTTCCATCATTGCTAGAAATCTTTTTTTAGAAAATCTGGAGCATTTAAGTCAACAAACTGGCTACAAACTTCCTAGTGGTGCTGGTCATCAATCTGATAAAGTTGCCAGTCAACTAATCAAGGCATATGGCTTATCTTCTCTTGAGCAGACAGCTAAATTACATTTTGCAAATACCAAAAAAGCTATTGCTTTATCACAAAAACATTAA
- a CDS encoding CvpA family protein, with amino-acid sequence MLSLLILIILCWQFYIGYSRGIILQSFYFLGSIVALFIAKAHYQTLAQKITLWLPYSNPAEDAKLSFFKSVSIFDLSEVYYAGAAFVMIFIAVYCLVRLIGILVHFAPVDYFDAYYYKIISGLLAVIVAVFVFSMVGTVLATIPFPILQSHLASSHLMVFLINHLPIFSHLWQTLWVDAVL; translated from the coding sequence ATGTTGAGTTTACTCATTTTAATCATTCTCTGTTGGCAATTTTATATTGGTTATAGCCGGGGAATTATTTTACAGAGTTTCTATTTTTTAGGCTCTATAGTGGCTTTGTTTATTGCTAAAGCCCATTATCAAACGTTGGCACAAAAGATAACCTTATGGTTACCCTATTCAAATCCTGCTGAAGATGCCAAATTGTCTTTTTTTAAATCCGTTAGCATCTTTGATTTAAGTGAGGTTTATTATGCAGGAGCAGCATTTGTCATGATATTTATTGCTGTCTATTGTTTAGTGAGATTAATTGGTATTTTAGTGCACTTTGCACCTGTTGATTATTTTGATGCCTACTATTACAAAATCATTAGTGGTCTTCTTGCTGTCATTGTAGCAGTTTTTGTTTTCAGTATGGTAGGAACAGTTCTTGCAACGATCCCTTTTCCAATATTACAGAGTCACCTAGCATCAAGTCATTTGATGGTCTTTCTGATTAACCATCTTCCAATATTTAGTCATTTATGGCAAACACTTTGGGTAGATGCGGTATTATAA
- a CDS encoding endonuclease MutS2 translates to MNNKILEQLEFDKVKKQFEPYFQTEQGLFELRQLQPYTKSEKINQLFDEVKEMSAIFVENHQFAIGHIEDIKECLRRLELEADLNISELITIKKVLEVSSDLARFYRDLENIDLIVLKRLFESIELFPELQGSFQAINDGGFLENFASPELEGIRRQIHQQEQTIRQHLQDILKKNSDYLADNIIASRNGRSVLPVKNTFRNKVSGVVHDISASGNTVYIEPRSIVQLNESITQLQADERHEIQRILHQLSDFIRPHTPVLRQNAWVIGHLDFTRAKYLYMSDHNASIPTLVENQNIQLLSVRHPLIDKPVANDLYFRDELTEIVITGPNTGGKTIMLKTLGLAQLMGQSGLPILADKGSKIALFDAIFADIGDEQSIEQSLSTFSSHMTQIVSIIEAADANSLVLFDELGAGTDPQEGASLAMAILEHLRLSQVKTMATTHYPELKAYGIETDYVENASMAFDTETLRPTYRFMQGVPGRSNAFEIARRLGLSTVIVNDAENMTDTDGDVNHIIEQLESQTLDVKKRLDHIKEVEQENLKFNRALKKLYNEFSHERDKELAKAVRESQEIVEKALEESDNILKNLHEKSSLKPHQVIEAKSQLKTLIPEQHLSQNKVLKKAKKVRAPHIGDDIIVTSYGQRGTLVNQTKSGKWEAQVGLIKMTLSEDEFSLVKTQTNESNQKAKPLAKVKKVKSKATAHARLDLRGKRYEEAMEELDAFIDQALLNNFSQVDIIHGIGTGVIRKAVTKYLRRHRHVKSFEYAPQSSGGSGCTIAKLG, encoded by the coding sequence ATGAATAATAAGATTTTAGAACAGTTAGAATTTGATAAAGTCAAAAAACAATTTGAGCCTTACTTTCAAACTGAACAAGGGCTGTTTGAGTTGAGACAACTTCAACCCTATACAAAGTCTGAAAAAATAAATCAACTATTTGATGAAGTAAAGGAAATGTCTGCAATTTTTGTAGAAAATCATCAATTTGCAATTGGACATATTGAGGATATTAAAGAGTGTCTTCGTCGTCTAGAATTAGAAGCTGATTTAAACATTTCTGAGTTGATTACCATTAAGAAAGTATTGGAAGTTTCTTCTGATTTAGCACGCTTTTACAGAGATTTGGAAAATATTGATTTAATAGTCTTAAAGCGTTTATTTGAATCTATCGAACTCTTTCCAGAGTTGCAAGGAAGTTTTCAAGCGATTAATGACGGTGGGTTTTTGGAAAATTTTGCAAGTCCTGAGTTGGAAGGTATCAGACGCCAAATACACCAACAAGAACAAACTATCCGTCAACATTTACAAGATATATTAAAGAAAAATAGTGATTATTTAGCAGATAATATCATTGCAAGCCGTAATGGACGTAGTGTATTACCTGTGAAAAATACCTTTAGAAATAAAGTATCCGGTGTTGTTCATGATATCTCAGCTTCTGGTAATACTGTTTATATTGAACCAAGATCAATTGTTCAACTGAATGAGAGTATCACTCAGTTACAGGCGGATGAACGTCATGAAATTCAACGCATTTTACATCAATTATCTGATTTCATCAGACCACATACTCCTGTTTTAAGACAGAATGCTTGGGTGATCGGACATCTAGATTTTACAAGAGCTAAATACCTCTATATGAGTGATCATAATGCTAGTATTCCAACATTAGTTGAAAACCAAAATATTCAATTATTAAGTGTTCGTCATCCTTTGATTGACAAGCCAGTCGCTAATGACCTTTATTTTAGAGATGAATTAACTGAAATTGTGATTACTGGTCCTAATACAGGTGGGAAAACAATTATGTTAAAAACACTAGGTTTAGCACAATTAATGGGACAATCTGGATTACCTATTCTTGCTGATAAAGGCTCAAAAATTGCTTTATTTGATGCTATTTTTGCAGACATTGGCGATGAACAATCTATTGAACAGAGTCTGTCAACATTTTCAAGTCATATGACTCAAATTGTTTCAATAATTGAAGCAGCAGATGCCAATAGCTTAGTATTATTTGATGAGTTGGGAGCAGGTACTGACCCCCAAGAAGGAGCTAGTCTTGCAATGGCAATTTTAGAACATTTAAGACTGAGTCAAGTTAAAACAATGGCTACGACTCATTACCCAGAGTTAAAAGCTTATGGCATTGAAACGGATTATGTTGAAAATGCCAGTATGGCTTTTGACACGGAAACCTTAAGACCAACTTATCGCTTCATGCAAGGAGTGCCAGGTCGTTCGAATGCCTTTGAAATTGCTAGACGCTTAGGTTTGTCCACAGTCATTGTAAATGATGCTGAAAACATGACAGACACTGATGGAGATGTCAATCACATTATCGAACAACTAGAATCACAAACCTTAGACGTTAAAAAGCGTCTTGATCATATCAAAGAAGTTGAGCAAGAAAATTTAAAATTCAATAGAGCACTTAAGAAATTATACAATGAATTTTCTCATGAACGTGATAAAGAATTAGCAAAAGCAGTTAGGGAATCTCAAGAAATTGTCGAGAAAGCTTTAGAAGAAAGTGATAATATACTTAAAAATCTACATGAAAAGTCTAGCTTAAAGCCTCATCAGGTCATTGAAGCAAAAAGTCAATTAAAGACTTTGATTCCTGAACAACATTTAAGTCAAAATAAAGTTTTGAAAAAAGCTAAAAAGGTAAGAGCGCCTCATATCGGTGATGACATTATTGTAACAAGTTATGGTCAAAGAGGGACTCTAGTTAATCAAACAAAATCTGGAAAATGGGAAGCTCAAGTTGGGTTGATTAAAATGACACTTTCAGAAGATGAATTTTCACTGGTTAAAACCCAAACGAATGAGTCAAATCAAAAAGCAAAACCACTAGCAAAAGTTAAGAAAGTCAAATCTAAAGCGACTGCTCATGCACGTCTTGATTTAAGAGGAAAACGCTATGAAGAAGCGATGGAAGAATTGGATGCTTTTATTGATCAGGCTTTATTAAACAACTTTAGTCAAGTAGATATCATTCACGGTATAGGAACAGGTGTTATTCGAAAAGCTGTAACCAAGTATTTGAGAAGACATAGACATGTTAAAAGCTTTGAGTATGCACCACAATCTTCAGGTGGTAGTGGATGTACAATTGCTAAATTAGGGTAA
- a CDS encoding DUF1307 domain-containing protein — protein MKKKSLLWVLFNFCLILVTACGATKLIDNTQKAYFQLINNNTDVRITYVYKNDKVLKQTTRSTVKYKAVGIKSAQDAQKNFASSIEDPYKGIKGIKHKVDYKSTYLIENIIVDYKKANIDKLVDAAILQIDQSSNEKIDYISYK, from the coding sequence ATGAAAAAGAAATCTTTACTTTGGGTACTTTTTAATTTTTGCCTTATTTTAGTTACTGCCTGTGGTGCAACTAAGCTAATAGATAATACTCAAAAAGCTTACTTTCAATTGATAAATAATAATACTGATGTTCGCATTACTTATGTTTATAAAAATGATAAGGTTTTGAAGCAAACAACACGCTCTACTGTCAAATACAAAGCTGTAGGTATCAAATCAGCCCAAGATGCACAGAAAAATTTTGCATCTAGTATTGAAGATCCTTATAAAGGTATTAAAGGAATAAAGCATAAAGTAGACTACAAATCAACCTATCTTATTGAAAATATTATAGTAGATTATAAAAAAGCTAATATTGATAAACTTGTGGATGCTGCTATTTTACAAATTGATCAATCAAGTAATGAAAAGATTGATTACATCAGTTACAAATAA
- a CDS encoding phosphatase PAP2 family protein, which translates to MYSYPAFYKYISRYLNNHRQLVNGLFIFNRLITKVMFFSYPIVVIYSLVKKMADWPMFVIVPAISFLLVTGLRKVFNARRPYEVYPINPLEKKVKAGESFPSRHVFSATMIAMVIFTVNPILGKCYFGLAFLLAIIRVLLGVHFLRDVFAGLIIGFLAGLFLK; encoded by the coding sequence ATGTACTCATACCCAGCATTTTATAAATATATTAGTCGTTATTTAAATAATCACAGACAATTGGTAAATGGTTTATTCATTTTTAATCGTCTTATAACGAAAGTGATGTTTTTTTCCTATCCTATTGTAGTTATCTATAGTTTAGTTAAGAAAATGGCAGACTGGCCAATGTTTGTTATCGTTCCAGCAATCTCTTTTCTTTTAGTCACAGGATTAAGAAAGGTCTTCAATGCTAGACGTCCTTATGAAGTATATCCTATAAATCCCCTAGAAAAAAAAGTTAAGGCTGGAGAGTCTTTTCCAAGTAGACATGTCTTTAGCGCAACTATGATTGCCATGGTTATTTTTACGGTCAATCCTATCTTGGGTAAATGCTACTTTGGATTAGCGTTCTTACTTGCCATTATTAGGGTGCTACTCGGAGTTCATTTTCTAAGAGATGTATTTGCAGGCTTAATTATTGGATTTCTTGCAGGGCTTTTTTTGAAATAA
- the trxA gene encoding thioredoxin, with amino-acid sequence MAHIVTDKTFESETKEGLVLVDFWATWCGPCLMQAPILDQLSEEFDEDELKIVKLDVDENPQTAQQFGIMSIPTLLFKKDGEVVKQIAGVHTKDQIKAIVAELA; translated from the coding sequence ATGGCACATATCGTAACAGATAAAACATTTGAATCAGAAACAAAAGAAGGTTTAGTCTTAGTTGATTTTTGGGCTACTTGGTGTGGTCCATGTTTGATGCAAGCACCTATTCTTGATCAATTATCAGAAGAATTTGATGAGGATGAATTAAAAATTGTTAAGCTAGATGTTGATGAAAATCCACAGACAGCACAACAATTTGGAATCATGTCAATTCCTACTTTACTCTTTAAAAAAGACGGTGAAGTTGTTAAACAAATTGCTGGTGTTCACACCAAAGATCAGATCAAAGCAATTGTTGCTGAATTAGCATAA
- a CDS encoding SAM-dependent methyltransferase → MNKDSLLLQELIKKTFNIPIQVTYANGETDYFNGSNPQFKIKLNKPLQISKLKKSPSIYLGEAYMDKDIEVEGSLQDLLLAAFKAQDSFLRTGAGSLSGFLTKHTHDKKQSKSDIQSHYDIGNDFYQLWLDPTMTYSCAYFKHDTDTLEQAQLNKVHHVLNKLNSKPGGHLLDIGCGWGTLMFTAAKEYGLNVTGITLSEEQAAFINQRIQSEGLESQMTVVLKDYRDIKNTYDYITSIGMFEHVGKENLAEYFETVSNYLKEDGLALIHGITGQAGGNHGNGYNAWINKYIFPGGYIPRLTENLEHIADAGLQVADLEPLRRHYQKTLEIWTENFHQALPQVQKMHDERFIRMWDLYLQSCAASFQSGNIDVVQYLLSKGVTKDTMPMTRDYIYQH, encoded by the coding sequence GTGAATAAGGATAGTCTACTATTACAAGAATTAATTAAAAAAACGTTTAATATCCCTATCCAAGTAACTTATGCAAATGGTGAAACAGACTATTTTAATGGAAGTAATCCTCAATTTAAAATAAAACTGAACAAACCTCTTCAAATAAGTAAACTTAAAAAAAGCCCATCCATTTATCTTGGTGAAGCTTATATGGATAAAGATATTGAAGTTGAAGGTTCATTACAAGATCTACTTCTAGCAGCTTTCAAAGCTCAAGATAGCTTTTTACGTACTGGAGCAGGTTCTTTGTCTGGTTTCTTGACTAAACACACCCATGATAAAAAGCAAAGTAAATCTGATATTCAGAGTCATTATGATATTGGGAATGACTTTTACCAATTATGGCTCGATCCCACTATGACCTATTCTTGTGCTTATTTTAAGCACGACACTGACACTCTCGAACAAGCGCAATTAAATAAGGTCCATCATGTTCTCAATAAGTTAAATTCAAAACCTGGTGGACATCTTCTTGATATTGGCTGTGGTTGGGGCACACTGATGTTTACAGCGGCAAAAGAATATGGTTTAAATGTGACAGGCATCACACTAAGTGAAGAGCAGGCTGCTTTTATTAACCAAAGAATTCAATCCGAAGGACTTGAAAGTCAGATGACGGTAGTTCTAAAAGATTATCGTGATATTAAAAATACTTATGATTATATTACCAGTATTGGCATGTTTGAGCATGTCGGTAAAGAAAATTTAGCAGAATATTTTGAAACGGTCTCTAATTATTTAAAAGAAGATGGTCTAGCTTTAATACATGGAATCACTGGTCAAGCCGGTGGTAACCATGGAAATGGTTATAATGCTTGGATCAATAAATATATTTTTCCAGGTGGTTACATCCCAAGGTTGACCGAAAATCTTGAACACATTGCTGATGCTGGTTTACAAGTGGCTGATCTAGAACCACTTCGTCGCCATTACCAAAAAACGTTAGAAATTTGGACAGAAAACTTTCATCAGGCGTTACCACAAGTTCAAAAAATGCATGATGAACGCTTCATACGCATGTGGGACCTATACCTTCAATCTTGTGCAGCTTCATTTCAATCGGGAAATATTGATGTTGTTCAATATTTACTATCAAAGGGTGTTACAAAAGATACCATGCCGATGACACGTGATTATATTTACCAACACTAG
- a CDS encoding alpha/beta fold hydrolase produces MYINMKDGCEIYVQILGQGYPILFLHGNSLSSRYFFRQKVLAERYQLIFMDSRGQGKSSKVTKDITFEQMSNDIHQVLETLKIKSCLIVGHSDGANLALMHCQQFPEEVEGMLLNGGNYEFMGLRPFSRLTAKLEIFGFDLLGLLSKRFKKMSAVVQLQKVDIPIDKALLKCLEIPVFVAVGQHDMILYKHSQEMARFFKHGRLIVVPHHGHFIAWTKPNLFHQLVDQLVILILEQKNPIES; encoded by the coding sequence ATGTATATCAATATGAAAGATGGTTGTGAGATTTATGTTCAAATTTTAGGTCAGGGTTATCCTATTCTTTTTTTGCATGGAAATTCCTTAAGTAGTCGTTATTTTTTTCGACAAAAAGTATTAGCTGAACGTTACCAATTAATTTTTATGGATAGTCGTGGCCAAGGCAAATCCAGTAAAGTAACTAAAGACATCACCTTTGAGCAAATGTCTAATGATATTCATCAGGTCTTAGAAACTTTAAAAATTAAGTCATGTTTAATTGTTGGTCACAGTGATGGTGCCAATCTAGCATTGATGCATTGTCAGCAATTCCCAGAAGAAGTAGAAGGTATGCTTCTAAATGGAGGGAATTATGAATTTATGGGCTTACGACCCTTTTCGAGATTAACTGCCAAATTAGAGATTTTTGGTTTTGATCTGTTGGGGCTTCTGAGTAAACGCTTTAAGAAAATGTCAGCTGTTGTGCAGTTGCAAAAAGTCGACATTCCCATTGATAAAGCACTACTCAAATGTTTAGAGATTCCTGTTTTTGTAGCAGTTGGTCAGCATGATATGATTTTGTATAAGCATAGTCAAGAAATGGCTCGCTTTTTTAAACATGGTAGACTGATCGTTGTTCCTCACCATGGTCATTTTATTGCTTGGACAAAACCCAATCTGTTTCATCAGTTAGTTGACCAACTTGTTATCTTAATTTTAGAACAAAAAAATCCAATTGAGTCTTAA
- a CDS encoding YbaB/EbfC family nucleoid-associated protein has product MMNMQNMMKQAQKLQKQMEQKQADLAAQEFVGKSAQDLVVATFSGDKKLISIDFKEAVVDPEDTETLADMTAQAINDALSQIDQATKKTMGAFANKLPF; this is encoded by the coding sequence ATGATGAATATGCAAAATATGATGAAGCAAGCTCAAAAGCTTCAAAAACAAATGGAACAAAAGCAAGCTGATCTGGCTGCTCAAGAGTTTGTGGGAAAATCTGCTCAAGATTTGGTGGTTGCTACTTTTTCAGGTGATAAAAAGTTAATTTCTATTGACTTTAAAGAAGCTGTTGTGGACCCTGAAGACACTGAAACTTTGGCAGATATGACAGCTCAAGCTATCAATGATGCTTTATCTCAAATTGACCAAGCAACTAAAAAAACGATGGGAGCTTTTGCCAACAAACTTCCTTTCTAA